Proteins encoded together in one Armatimonadota bacterium window:
- a CDS encoding TolC family protein encodes MRRPLIFAALVLTTAAFGQQHLSLSESLRLAHEKSPVLRASQADANAASAGARASRARTRPQLSANGFAADGKQSSILSSSPMVEPPAFMATAPGTFFDGNLSLMFPLIASRLSAMASAAGWQARAAGGEFLEARADLDLRVTEAYYRVLLARQMIAVAETRKAAATELVKNTRALFESGKGIEAAVQRSEAELSSAQRGLTSAKNEEAKAILDLKETIGLDLGTDVVVDGEASPLVPSSLNDAIAAGKQRRGMLLAARARASAAQSDVRAAASQRLPQLYGVAMGDTTNRRDMGGGTIGLTLSFPVFDSGRISAEVAQARSMQEKADAQVRQAELTVEKEIRQASLDLETARANADSAERSLVGAQASYDVIALRVASGKSILVEQLDSLQTLTQAKADLAQARFDLDLAAARLTRAAGGNK; translated from the coding sequence GTGAGACGACCCCTTATCTTCGCGGCGCTCGTCTTGACGACTGCTGCCTTTGGTCAACAGCATCTGTCCTTGAGCGAATCGCTCCGATTGGCCCACGAAAAGAGCCCGGTGCTAAGGGCCTCGCAGGCGGACGCAAACGCTGCCTCGGCTGGAGCCCGGGCTTCTCGGGCGCGCACCCGGCCACAGCTCTCCGCAAACGGCTTCGCAGCCGACGGGAAACAGAGCAGCATTCTCAGTTCTTCGCCCATGGTCGAGCCACCGGCCTTTATGGCGACGGCTCCAGGGACCTTCTTCGACGGGAACCTCTCGCTAATGTTTCCTTTGATCGCCTCGCGGTTATCTGCGATGGCTTCCGCTGCCGGTTGGCAGGCCAGGGCGGCAGGAGGGGAGTTCCTTGAGGCTCGGGCAGATCTCGATCTTCGGGTCACCGAAGCCTATTATCGTGTGCTTCTGGCTCGGCAGATGATTGCAGTGGCCGAGACCAGAAAGGCGGCCGCTACGGAGCTCGTGAAGAACACGCGGGCGCTGTTCGAATCCGGCAAAGGCATCGAGGCCGCCGTGCAACGTTCCGAAGCCGAACTTTCATCTGCCCAGCGTGGCCTCACTAGCGCCAAGAACGAAGAGGCAAAGGCGATCCTCGACCTAAAGGAGACGATCGGCTTGGACCTCGGAACGGATGTCGTGGTGGACGGTGAGGCATCACCTTTGGTGCCATCGAGTCTGAACGACGCCATAGCAGCGGGCAAGCAGAGACGGGGCATGTTGTTGGCCGCACGCGCGAGAGCTTCGGCTGCCCAATCTGACGTGCGAGCCGCAGCCTCCCAACGACTCCCCCAGCTCTACGGAGTTGCCATGGGAGACACCACGAATCGTCGGGACATGGGTGGCGGCACCATCGGCTTGACGCTTAGCTTTCCGGTTTTCGATAGCGGGAGGATTTCCGCCGAGGTCGCTCAGGCTCGATCCATGCAAGAGAAAGCCGATGCGCAAGTTCGTCAGGCTGAACTCACGGTCGAGAAAGAGATTCGACAAGCTTCGCTCGACCTCGAAACCGCTCGCGCAAATGCAGATTCGGCCGAGAGGTCGCTGGTTGGCGCGCAAGCATCCTATGACGTCATCGCGTTACGCGTCGCTTCAGGCAAGAGCATCCTTGTGGAACAGCTCGATTCGTTGCAGACCTTGACGCAGGCAAAAGCCGATCTGGCACAAGCCCGATTTGACCTGGACCTCGCGGCAGCCAGGCTCACCCGCGCCGCGGGAGGAAACAAGTGA
- a CDS encoding efflux RND transporter periplasmic adaptor subunit, which yields MKRLLTLLLLALVAITYAVQGMAGPYQIDLRTDPAIVPVGKAKLIIKVTANGKPVSGATVKAMAQMPGMNMGEREETASPASEPGTYIAPASFAMAGAYQATITISGSAGTGKAVLSLQTGESTEGGGGGFPLGTIVLWGGLIVIAIIVVRQIRRTGQQVNIASIFNRQVLLSLLLLGAALAVAVWFVNSKRREGAMTPMEAQVMEMNTPAPEGSLPVRLGKVESKPFQATVTYSGQAVGFIEQDVVPRVTGAIVWMPLYVGDRVVKGQVLARLDTSQLDPMVSEKLAGVSTARQGVGVASMEYQQAMNMVTQARAEVSMAEGEQSEAEAMLVAAQQGRGSAESEIESARADIQAMQADLVAAEADRTYQQQELGRMQSLFERGAISKDELQRAQAEAKKADAMVSKARENVNRARAQANSAQAMLRKTDAEIAAAKRKVQQAEANLRAKQASVKTAEAGAKASKGKIGQSEAGVAEAAAGLRGATTQRGYSELRSEVDGVVTQRVISPGTIVNPGQTVMRVSQIKPIRLQANVPEEDLARIQLGANVKVTRRGKGEKPIAAKVTSISPSLDPSSRTGIVEALFANEDGRFSPGQYLTMEISIGSGQTALVIPSSAVLSETQETGRQHYVWVAEPMSGSELMVSRKDVQIGARSGDLVEVASGLKAGDQVVLAPPQGLAAGNHVTNVSEPSVAIGDQPQVIEITEAGYSPASIAVPADKPFKVIFIRKAAESCGTQVIFPDLGIKRDLPLNQPVTIEIPPQPGGKSLSFTCPMNMLKGKAVVK from the coding sequence GTGAAAAGACTACTTACCCTTTTGTTGCTGGCGCTCGTCGCCATTACATACGCCGTTCAAGGAATGGCCGGCCCGTATCAGATCGACCTCCGCACGGACCCGGCGATCGTGCCTGTTGGCAAGGCGAAGTTGATCATCAAGGTCACGGCCAACGGCAAACCCGTATCCGGTGCCACAGTTAAGGCGATGGCTCAGATGCCCGGAATGAACATGGGTGAACGCGAGGAAACCGCTTCACCAGCTTCTGAGCCCGGTACCTACATAGCTCCTGCGTCTTTCGCCATGGCCGGAGCCTACCAAGCGACGATCACGATTTCAGGTTCAGCGGGAACCGGTAAGGCCGTGCTGTCTCTCCAAACGGGTGAAAGCACCGAGGGCGGAGGAGGCGGGTTTCCGCTGGGCACCATCGTCCTCTGGGGTGGGCTGATTGTTATCGCAATCATTGTGGTAAGGCAGATTCGTCGAACCGGCCAGCAAGTGAATATCGCCAGCATCTTCAATCGCCAGGTGCTTCTGTCATTGCTTCTGCTCGGTGCGGCACTCGCCGTCGCAGTCTGGTTTGTCAACAGCAAGCGCCGAGAAGGTGCGATGACGCCAATGGAAGCTCAAGTGATGGAGATGAACACCCCGGCTCCTGAAGGATCCCTTCCTGTACGGCTTGGGAAAGTAGAGAGCAAGCCGTTTCAGGCGACCGTCACTTACTCAGGGCAAGCCGTCGGGTTCATCGAGCAGGATGTCGTTCCCCGCGTCACCGGCGCCATCGTTTGGATGCCGCTTTACGTTGGCGATCGTGTTGTGAAAGGACAAGTACTGGCGCGCCTCGACACGTCTCAACTCGATCCGATGGTCAGCGAGAAGCTTGCCGGTGTCAGCACGGCCCGGCAAGGCGTGGGCGTTGCCTCGATGGAATATCAGCAAGCCATGAATATGGTGACGCAGGCTCGCGCTGAAGTCAGCATGGCAGAAGGCGAACAAAGCGAGGCCGAGGCCATGTTGGTCGCGGCGCAACAAGGACGGGGTAGCGCCGAGTCCGAGATCGAGTCTGCGAGGGCTGACATTCAGGCGATGCAGGCCGATCTTGTTGCTGCTGAAGCCGACCGAACCTACCAACAGCAAGAACTAGGACGAATGCAAAGCCTCTTTGAGAGGGGAGCGATCTCGAAGGATGAACTGCAGCGTGCCCAAGCGGAAGCGAAGAAGGCAGATGCTATGGTCTCCAAGGCTCGCGAAAACGTCAATCGCGCTCGCGCCCAAGCCAACTCAGCTCAAGCAATGCTAAGGAAAACCGATGCTGAGATCGCGGCGGCAAAACGTAAGGTTCAGCAGGCTGAAGCCAACTTGAGGGCCAAGCAAGCTAGTGTGAAGACCGCGGAAGCGGGAGCGAAGGCTTCTAAAGGGAAGATTGGCCAATCCGAAGCGGGGGTTGCGGAAGCGGCTGCTGGCCTTAGGGGAGCGACAACCCAGAGGGGTTACAGCGAACTTCGATCCGAAGTCGATGGCGTTGTGACTCAGCGCGTCATCAGCCCAGGAACGATCGTCAACCCGGGTCAAACGGTGATGAGGGTATCTCAGATCAAGCCGATCCGACTTCAGGCCAACGTACCAGAAGAGGACCTTGCCCGAATTCAATTGGGAGCTAATGTAAAGGTCACCCGACGTGGAAAGGGCGAGAAGCCGATAGCGGCGAAAGTAACGAGCATCTCGCCTTCACTTGACCCCAGTTCTAGAACCGGGATAGTCGAGGCGCTGTTCGCGAACGAAGACGGGAGGTTCTCGCCCGGTCAGTACCTGACGATGGAGATTTCTATCGGATCGGGGCAGACGGCTCTCGTGATTCCATCCTCTGCCGTCCTGTCGGAGACTCAGGAAACCGGACGACAGCACTACGTGTGGGTTGCTGAGCCTATGTCGGGGAGCGAACTCATGGTCTCGCGCAAGGATGTGCAGATCGGCGCCCGTTCGGGAGACCTCGTGGAAGTTGCATCCGGGCTGAAAGCCGGCGACCAGGTTGTTCTCGCTCCTCCACAGGGACTGGCCGCGGGCAATCATGTGACGAACGTCAGCGAGCCGTCCGTCGCGATTGGTGACCAGCCGCAGGTCATCGAGATCACGGAAGCAGGCTATAGCCCCGCCTCCATAGCGGTTCCAGCGGACAAGCCATTCAAGGTGATCTTCATCAGAAAAGCAGCCGAGAGTTGCGGCACGCAAGTCATCTTCCCCGATCTCGGCATCAAAAGGGACCTGCCACTCAATCAGCCTGTGACGATTGAAATCCCGCCCCAGCCTGGCGGCAAATCCTTAAGCTTCACTTGCCCGATGAACATGCTGAAAGGCAAGGCGGTGGTCAAGTGA
- a CDS encoding efflux RND transporter permease subunit — protein sequence MKEKVQGALNRIPQWSIEHPYAVIAFFVAMLALAWISIGRMPRRFAPYVESPMIGVVTMMPGLSAQEMELYISKPIEEQLVNVKGVRYIRSTSQDGFSIVTLEFPYQTNMQRAITDIQSLMNVVQSNLPATGANLKPSWVVPIDPLNLPILTLSLHGDASQGWTMEKVRQFADNTAINRLKTVQDVYSVVPFGGFRRQLQVIVDRDKLAAYGLSILDVRNAIDRSNVSTSGGTLTDAEREGIVRVQTRAKGPQDVLDYPIATVTGGSTSTGPPPASGGGGMGMGGGAASAPSRSAGALESGTPRVIYIRDVARVEDSHWEQRSGYHYLDNVAGEVHPSISVSVIQNPGASSALIVPAVMKVVKQLESENPGLHFNVAYDNAHFVDILFENVWHELAIAVLLTGLALLFFLGEWRGTLIAMVTLPTSLAMAVLLMVPFGMTFNSGTLIGLLLSIGRLVDDSIIDIHAVERHLRMGKDAKAATVDGIAEVRVAVIASTLMIVLALLPLIFSGGIVGLMFVELVWPLIFGLLASMFVSFTLTALLASKLLRPEQVRDEERRKPGLNLLYLILDPCQRFLVRMEHGYARAITWLLKHRFANFTRVLATLILGFSFYYFLGSEMMPLADTGQASALLEMQPGTSYLGTQNAVKQVESIIRKHPEIEKASIEMGAETMFETWSPFFTGYQMPSVSGAAMMLTFSDKDLRKRSIFEVIDSIQKEALQTVPGIRRFQIKEMGSDVMATSAAPIHVYVYGPDLNELDRLGSQVLGVGEKMPELFQPGKTWSMGVPDYRVNVDLQRAQEVGLSPDQIAQQAYYATRGGLTSEFYRIPNLRQNTILVRYDKEERKTPEDLENMYLTTPGGKQILLKSVAGVEETSAPTAIEHDGLRRVVGVTGYYRIGNLPSMDVVMNLVSNAYGGNKKLGIGPVNFPPGYGMEMRGDMTQMMDSFRRLMSGLGLSLIMMYLVLVIQFRGFLQPFQMIASLPLELAGVFVALFLAHQSFSTVSILGIIVLTGMDITTAVLMIDLIMKYRDAGVPREEAIRRACPDRLRPILMTAGISLVVMLPVAFAPKTGLDAYQPLAMAVVGGLISGTVLSLFDIPIMHTYVDDFVRWLNRTFLRREWNWPVTDPDSDYAIPSNPPQEDAPDHPSDHNTGENQ from the coding sequence GTGAAGGAAAAAGTACAAGGCGCGCTCAATCGCATTCCCCAGTGGTCGATCGAGCACCCCTATGCCGTCATTGCGTTCTTCGTCGCGATGCTTGCTCTCGCCTGGATATCCATTGGGCGGATGCCGCGTCGCTTTGCTCCCTATGTGGAGAGCCCCATGATTGGGGTTGTCACGATGATGCCGGGCCTGTCGGCGCAAGAAATGGAGCTCTATATATCCAAGCCCATTGAAGAACAGCTCGTCAACGTAAAGGGAGTTCGCTACATTCGGAGCACGTCGCAAGACGGTTTCTCTATCGTAACGCTTGAGTTCCCGTACCAAACGAACATGCAGCGGGCTATCACGGATATCCAATCGCTGATGAACGTGGTGCAGTCCAACCTGCCGGCGACCGGCGCCAACCTGAAGCCGTCGTGGGTCGTTCCGATTGACCCGCTCAACCTTCCCATCCTCACGCTGTCCTTACACGGCGACGCGTCGCAAGGGTGGACGATGGAGAAGGTCCGGCAGTTTGCGGACAACACCGCCATCAATCGCCTCAAGACAGTGCAAGACGTATATTCCGTGGTGCCGTTTGGCGGTTTTCGCAGACAGCTTCAAGTCATTGTGGACCGGGACAAACTTGCAGCCTACGGACTTTCAATTCTCGACGTGCGAAACGCAATCGACCGCTCGAATGTGAGCACCTCTGGCGGCACACTAACCGACGCGGAACGCGAGGGGATCGTCAGGGTCCAGACGCGCGCGAAGGGACCGCAAGATGTCCTCGATTATCCAATCGCAACGGTTACAGGAGGCTCTACAAGCACGGGTCCGCCGCCAGCAAGCGGAGGAGGCGGAATGGGTATGGGCGGCGGAGCTGCATCGGCACCTTCTCGAAGCGCCGGTGCTCTTGAGAGCGGTACGCCACGCGTAATCTACATTCGAGACGTTGCCCGGGTCGAGGATTCGCATTGGGAGCAACGTAGCGGATACCACTACCTTGACAACGTAGCCGGCGAAGTGCATCCGTCCATATCCGTCAGCGTGATCCAGAATCCAGGGGCGAGCTCAGCTCTCATTGTGCCCGCAGTAATGAAGGTTGTGAAGCAACTGGAATCGGAGAACCCGGGACTTCACTTCAATGTGGCTTATGACAACGCGCACTTTGTCGACATTCTCTTTGAGAACGTATGGCATGAGTTGGCGATCGCAGTCCTATTAACCGGACTCGCGCTTCTCTTCTTCCTTGGTGAATGGCGCGGGACGCTAATTGCGATGGTCACGCTCCCGACGAGCCTTGCCATGGCTGTGCTGCTCATGGTGCCATTTGGAATGACTTTTAACAGCGGCACGCTCATAGGTCTGCTGTTGAGCATTGGCCGGCTCGTCGACGACTCAATCATCGACATACACGCTGTAGAGAGACATCTCCGGATGGGTAAAGACGCCAAAGCGGCAACGGTTGACGGTATCGCTGAGGTCCGTGTGGCGGTCATCGCTTCAACGCTGATGATCGTGCTCGCATTGCTGCCCCTGATCTTTTCTGGCGGCATCGTTGGACTGATGTTTGTCGAACTTGTCTGGCCCCTCATCTTTGGGCTGCTCGCCTCCATGTTCGTTTCGTTCACGCTAACGGCGCTGCTCGCGTCGAAGCTACTGCGGCCAGAACAAGTGCGAGACGAAGAGCGTCGAAAGCCGGGCCTGAATCTCTTGTATCTGATCCTCGACCCTTGTCAGCGATTTCTTGTTCGAATGGAACATGGCTATGCGAGGGCGATCACTTGGCTCTTAAAGCACAGGTTCGCGAACTTCACTCGGGTACTCGCAACGCTCATCCTTGGGTTTAGCTTCTACTACTTTCTCGGCAGCGAAATGATGCCTTTGGCCGATACTGGCCAAGCCTCTGCATTGCTGGAGATGCAGCCTGGAACCTCATATCTCGGTACGCAGAACGCCGTAAAGCAAGTCGAGTCAATCATTCGAAAGCACCCGGAGATAGAAAAGGCAAGCATCGAGATGGGTGCCGAGACGATGTTTGAAACGTGGTCTCCATTCTTCACCGGCTATCAAATGCCTTCGGTGAGTGGCGCGGCCATGATGCTGACGTTTAGCGACAAGGACTTGCGCAAGCGCAGCATCTTTGAAGTCATCGACAGCATACAGAAAGAAGCCCTTCAGACCGTGCCGGGAATCAGGCGGTTTCAGATAAAGGAAATGGGCTCGGACGTCATGGCGACCTCCGCGGCACCAATCCACGTTTACGTCTACGGCCCCGACCTAAATGAGCTAGACCGCCTGGGGTCACAGGTTTTGGGCGTAGGGGAGAAAATGCCTGAGCTCTTCCAGCCAGGAAAAACCTGGTCGATGGGAGTGCCTGACTATCGGGTCAATGTAGATCTGCAGCGAGCGCAAGAAGTTGGCCTCTCACCAGACCAGATTGCGCAACAGGCCTACTACGCTACGCGAGGCGGCTTGACCAGCGAGTTCTACAGGATTCCGAATCTCAGGCAGAACACGATCCTGGTGCGCTATGACAAGGAAGAGCGTAAAACACCCGAAGACCTGGAAAACATGTATCTCACGACGCCGGGCGGAAAGCAGATCCTGCTCAAATCTGTCGCCGGCGTCGAAGAGACATCAGCGCCAACAGCCATCGAACATGACGGCCTGCGCCGGGTTGTTGGCGTCACGGGCTACTACCGCATTGGCAACCTGCCGAGCATGGACGTGGTCATGAACCTTGTCTCCAATGCCTACGGCGGAAACAAGAAGCTCGGCATCGGGCCCGTCAACTTCCCGCCTGGATACGGCATGGAAATGCGCGGTGACATGACGCAGATGATGGACAGCTTTAGGCGGCTTATGTCCGGGCTTGGCCTGTCGCTCATCATGATGTACTTGGTTCTGGTCATCCAGTTCCGAGGTTTCCTGCAGCCTTTCCAGATGATTGCATCGTTGCCTTTGGAGCTTGCCGGCGTCTTCGTAGCGCTATTCCTTGCTCACCAGTCCTTCTCGACCGTTTCCATTCTCGGAATTATCGTGCTCACGGGCATGGACATCACCACGGCTGTCCTCATGATCGACCTGATCATGAAATACCGTGACGCAGGGGTTCCGCGAGAGGAGGCCATTCGAAGAGCATGCCCAGATCGATTGCGGCCGATCCTCATGACCGCAGGCATCTCACTCGTTGTCATGCTGCCGGTGGCGTTTGCGCCAAAGACCGGCCTCGACGCTTACCAACCGCTCGCCATGGCGGTTGTGGGAGGACTGATCTCGGGAACGGTCCTCTCACTCTTCGACATCCCGATCATGCACACGTACGTGGACGATTTCGTCCGCTGGCTCAACAGGACATTCTTGCGACGTGAGTGGAACTGGCCCGTAACCGATCCAGATTCGGACTACGCCATTCCGAGCAACCCACCTCAAGAAGATGCGCCTGATCATCCAAGCGACCATAACACAGGAGAAAATCAATGA
- a CDS encoding cupredoxin domain-containing protein, which yields MINTRVLIALAVGAATLSITSAQMCGGCGGSSAPQGAPVQVQTDKKGVQKATIVVDGGFSPSSLTVKAGQPVELTFDTKKRGCASSVNFEGLNLKKDLTDGKKTVVSFTPKKAGTYTFACPMKMIKGTLIVK from the coding sequence ATGATCAATACTCGAGTCCTCATCGCCCTAGCCGTCGGAGCGGCGACGCTGTCCATTACGTCCGCACAAATGTGCGGCGGATGCGGCGGCAGCTCCGCGCCTCAGGGCGCGCCCGTTCAGGTCCAGACCGACAAGAAAGGCGTGCAGAAGGCCACCATCGTCGTCGACGGCGGCTTCAGCCCCTCGTCCCTTACGGTCAAGGCCGGCCAGCCGGTCGAGCTGACCTTTGACACCAAGAAGAGAGGCTGCGCCTCGTCCGTGAACTTCGAAGGGCTCAATCTCAAGAAGGACCTGACCGACGGCAAGAAGACCGTCGTGTCGTTCACCCCCAAGAAAGCGGGCACTTACACATTCGCCTGCCCCATGAAGATGATCAAGGGAACCCTAATCGTCAAGTAG
- a CDS encoding S26 family signal peptidase, translating to MKPSSRRSALFSLLVLVALAAFFAATFRTVRVVGPSMEPQHPDGKRFLMTSDYWLVGPISKGDVVVIDDPEGPSGELVKRVYAMPGGEVPSSLSPIGMKQTVPKGQIYVLGDNRDESTDSRDFGTVPLSSVRGKCVHLWSWDMSIPFVIVFAGIALIAADWLLLRRLSKRYSQGDAEECAHDFGRICAELLE from the coding sequence ATGAAGCCCAGTTCCAGAAGATCGGCCCTCTTTAGTCTCCTAGTCCTCGTTGCGCTCGCTGCGTTCTTCGCCGCGACCTTTCGAACCGTTCGGGTCGTCGGGCCGTCCATGGAGCCCCAACATCCCGATGGAAAGCGGTTCCTCATGACCTCCGACTATTGGCTCGTCGGGCCCATAAGCAAAGGCGACGTCGTCGTGATCGATGACCCGGAGGGTCCGTCAGGGGAGCTCGTCAAGCGGGTCTATGCGATGCCCGGAGGCGAAGTGCCCTCAAGCCTCTCGCCGATCGGCATGAAGCAGACCGTCCCCAAGGGCCAGATCTACGTCCTTGGCGACAACCGCGACGAATCCACCGACAGCCGGGACTTCGGGACCGTGCCCCTGAGTAGCGTCCGCGGCAAATGCGTGCACCTTTGGAGTTGGGATATGAGCATTCCCTTCGTCATTGTCTTTGCCGGCATCGCCCTGATCGCAGCCGACTGGCTCCTCCTGCGCCGCCTTTCAAAGCGCTACAGTCAAGGCGATGCAGAAGAATGCGCTCACGACTTTGGTCGAATCTGTGCTGAACTGTTAGAATAG
- a CDS encoding sigma-70 family RNA polymerase sigma factor, translated as MSEFSWSEQQFDDACRRVRPTLIRWVRRRVRCDDHCDEVVQRVFYALAKNRDNFGPASMEAYAMRASANAVKNYYERDLPRWSSRISLENWAEDYGVQRQSGEPCPDQGIGMRDLAVKMFDEMKTCCSPIERSIAMLFFQGASFDEISKDIHMNAVTVRSHFKRAREKLLQHLWLNSPDLLGGQDQVLAVLDTLVLRGELSDHEAEAVRERKGGALRLRAALLKVATHLTALLFALPLMGGRS; from the coding sequence TTGAGCGAGTTCAGTTGGTCTGAGCAGCAATTCGATGACGCCTGTCGTCGAGTCAGGCCCACGCTGATTCGTTGGGTGCGGCGGCGCGTTCGATGTGATGACCATTGCGATGAGGTTGTCCAGAGAGTCTTCTACGCTCTTGCCAAGAATCGAGACAACTTCGGACCGGCATCCATGGAAGCCTACGCCATGAGAGCCTCCGCGAATGCGGTCAAGAACTACTACGAGCGCGACCTTCCTCGGTGGTCGAGCCGGATTTCGCTTGAAAACTGGGCAGAAGACTATGGGGTGCAACGCCAGAGCGGGGAGCCGTGTCCTGATCAAGGAATTGGGATGCGAGACCTTGCCGTGAAGATGTTTGACGAAATGAAGACGTGCTGCTCCCCGATCGAGCGAAGCATCGCCATGCTCTTCTTTCAGGGCGCATCGTTCGATGAGATTTCCAAGGACATCCATATGAATGCGGTGACGGTTCGCAGCCACTTCAAGCGGGCTCGTGAGAAGCTGCTTCAGCATCTTTGGCTCAATTCGCCGGACCTGCTTGGCGGCCAGGACCAGGTTCTGGCTGTGCTCGATACGCTTGTCTTGAGAGGCGAGCTATCAGACCATGAGGCGGAAGCGGTTCGTGAGAGAAAAGGCGGTGCCTTGCGCCTGCGTGCAGCACTACTTAAGGTTGCCACGCATTTGACAGCCCTGCTGTTCGCCTTGCCTTTGATGGGGGGTAGGAGTTGA